One genomic window of Clostridium taeniosporum includes the following:
- a CDS encoding viral A-type inclusion protein: protein MKKRIFILVFIIIIVLLSVIFINKMNTKTQEEQFSYRLEYVKSLDDIDKSKPTVIFFKGLINKEESLEYEIMLKELKNEINFNLVHISLDYVTTDEQKNIIDKYNVTRVPMIVVKDKNQNDVETYYNITYEKLKELINKLS from the coding sequence ATGAAGAAAAGAATTTTCATTTTAGTTTTTATAATAATAATTGTTTTATTATCAGTTATTTTTATAAATAAAATGAATACCAAAACGCAAGAAGAACAATTTAGCTATAGATTAGAGTATGTTAAATCACTTGATGATATAGATAAATCTAAGCCTACAGTTATATTTTTCAAAGGCTTAATAAATAAAGAAGAAAGCTTAGAATATGAAATAATGTTAAAAGAATTAAAGAATGAAATTAATTTTAATTTAGTACATATAAGCTTAGATTATGTGACTACTGATGAACAAAAAAACATTATAGATAAATATAATGTTACTAGAGTTCCAATGATAGTCGTAAAGGATAAAAATCAAAATGATGTAGAAACATATTATAATATTACATATGAAAAACTTAAAGAATTAATTAATAAGTTGAGTTAA
- a CDS encoding 5'-nucleotidase C-terminal domain-containing protein, with protein sequence MFKRFKNKKILSAIVASMMLFTLFTPVSVNADTTKDKNKVIDLTEEKNINDSTNELGNKGDNMTLQILTTTDTHGRFSPYDYAINMPNESGSLTQIATKVNELRTKNPNTILVDAGDIIQDNSESLFINTSVNPMILAMNKIGYDTMTLGNHEFNYGIPALKHIMKQFNGTVLGGNVYEKDGTTRIAAPYTIIERNGVKVGIIGMVTPNIKKWDSANLKGYKITNSVDETKAAIKELKKQNINVIIAVDHMGITGEYDEPGSSAIEVLEECPEITAFVAAHFHVKIPGDYYYDHKAYSLNAKNNTVTATTKDGVVTEVSMSEYEKAKANGTVIIEAYKWAQTLGQINIDLTKNADGEYIVANKGTDIITKLYDMAPKNGTAVKANSELINTLKPFNKAAIDDANTQIGVLKDGNLTPPNEVKGIDQAKIQPTPMLSLINKVQMYYGEKVANHKIDVSSAAVFKNGQNILEGSIKKCDTANIYKFDNTLYVLKITGSQLKKYMEWSVSYYNKYNAGDLTVSFNPNIPGYNFDMFAGIKYNVDISKDVGNRIVNLTRMDGSKINDSDEMYLTVNNYRGATQLLAPGVIFKNGEQLPVLVGKSEETQDLGDGRIRDLIGKYIQEVKGGTITPECDNNWSIIGNNWDSEQRKKAVECINSGKVSLSGISGEQTSNNSKSVTWDMVKNK encoded by the coding sequence ATGTTTAAACGTTTCAAAAACAAAAAAATTTTATCTGCTATAGTAGCATCTATGATGTTATTTACTTTATTTACACCAGTAAGTGTTAACGCAGATACTACAAAAGATAAAAATAAAGTAATCGATTTAACAGAAGAAAAAAATATTAATGATTCTACTAATGAATTAGGAAATAAAGGCGATAATATGACATTACAAATCTTAACAACTACTGATACTCATGGCAGATTTTCACCATATGATTATGCTATAAATATGCCTAATGAATCAGGAAGTCTTACTCAAATAGCAACTAAGGTTAATGAATTAAGAACTAAAAATCCTAATACAATATTGGTTGATGCCGGTGATATAATACAAGATAATTCAGAGTCATTATTTATAAATACTTCTGTAAATCCTATGATTTTAGCTATGAATAAAATAGGATATGACACTATGACATTAGGAAATCATGAATTTAATTATGGAATACCTGCTTTAAAGCATATAATGAAACAATTTAATGGTACTGTATTAGGCGGTAATGTATATGAAAAAGATGGCACTACAAGAATTGCAGCACCATATACAATAATAGAAAGAAATGGTGTTAAAGTTGGAATAATAGGTATGGTAACACCTAATATAAAAAAATGGGATTCAGCTAACTTAAAAGGATATAAAATTACAAATTCAGTAGATGAAACTAAGGCTGCTATTAAAGAACTTAAAAAACAAAATATAAATGTAATTATAGCTGTTGATCATATGGGAATAACAGGAGAATATGATGAACCAGGTTCAAGTGCTATTGAAGTATTAGAAGAATGTCCAGAAATAACTGCTTTTGTAGCTGCTCATTTTCATGTGAAGATTCCAGGAGATTATTATTATGATCACAAAGCATATTCTTTAAATGCTAAAAATAATACTGTTACAGCAACAACAAAAGATGGTGTTGTTACTGAAGTATCTATGAGTGAGTATGAAAAAGCCAAAGCTAATGGAACAGTAATAATTGAAGCATATAAATGGGCACAAACTTTAGGTCAAATAAACATTGATTTAACTAAAAATGCAGATGGTGAATATATAGTAGCTAATAAGGGTACTGATATTATAACAAAACTTTATGATATGGCTCCTAAAAATGGTACAGCTGTTAAAGCAAATAGTGAACTTATAAATACATTAAAACCATTTAATAAAGCTGCAATTGATGATGCAAATACACAAATTGGAGTTTTAAAAGATGGTAATTTAACTCCTCCAAATGAAGTTAAGGGAATAGATCAAGCTAAAATACAACCTACTCCTATGCTTAGTTTAATAAATAAGGTTCAAATGTATTATGGAGAAAAAGTAGCGAATCATAAAATAGATGTTTCATCAGCAGCAGTATTTAAAAATGGACAAAACATATTAGAAGGATCTATAAAGAAATGTGACACTGCTAATATATACAAGTTTGATAATACATTATATGTTCTTAAAATAACAGGAAGTCAACTTAAGAAGTATATGGAATGGTCTGTTTCTTATTACAATAAATATAATGCTGGAGATTTAACAGTTTCATTTAATCCAAACATACCAGGATATAATTTTGATATGTTTGCTGGAATAAAATACAATGTAGATATTTCAAAAGATGTAGGAAATAGAATAGTTAATTTAACAAGAATGGACGGAAGTAAGATAAATGATTCAGATGAAATGTATTTAACAGTTAATAATTATAGAGGAGCTACTCAATTATTAGCTCCGGGGGTTATCTTTAAAAACGGAGAACAACTTCCTGTACTTGTAGGAAAATCAGAAGAAACTCAAGATTTAGGTGACGGAAGAATAAGAGATTTAATTGGAAAATATATTCAAGAAGTAAAAGGTGGAACTATAACTCCTGAATGTGATAATAATTGGAGTATTATAGGAAATAATTGGGATTCGGAACAAAGAAAAAAAGCTGTTGAATGTATTAACAGTGGAAAAGTATCTTTATCTGGAATTTCAGGAGAACAAACATCTAATAATTCTAAATCTGTAACTTGGGATATGGTAAAAAATAAATAA
- the ileS gene encoding isoleucine--tRNA ligase, with amino-acid sequence MYKKVDSSRGFVNMEKDIAKLWNERNVIKKSFDSNQDGEYFTFYDGPPTANGKPHVGHILTRVMKDIIPRYKVMKGYRVIRKAGWDTHGLPVELEIEKKLGISGKEQIEEYGVEKFVKECKDSVFTYVSMWEKMTEQIGYWVDMEHPYVTYHNPYIESVWWALKQMWDKELLYEGHKVMPYCPRCGTALSSHEVAQGYKDVKDLTAIAKFKVVGEENKFILAWTTTPWTLPSNLALCINKAYTYIEAKVEEEVYIIAKDLADKVLGEEYEIVKEFNGSELLGTKYEQLMPFGKVEGKAFEIIHGDYVTLTDGTGIVHIAPAYGEDDSLVAKANGITFINLVDKEGKFVEEVTPWAGKFVKKCDESICKWLEENNKLFKAERHLHSYPHCWRCDTPLLYYPKESWFVRMTSLRDKLLENNNKINWYPDNIRTGRFGKFLENVIDWGISRDRYWGTPLPIWECECGHKECIGSIAELKEKGINVPEDIELHKPYIDNVHLKCPHCAKEMTRTREVIDCWFDSGSMPFAQLHYPFENKELFEENYPAQFISEAVDQTRGWFYTLLAISTAVFDRNPFENCIVLGHVLDKKGLKMSKSKGNVVDPFEVLGSQGADATRWHFYTASAPWLPTRFSTDDVGESQRKFLSTLWNVYSFYVLYADIDSFNPLNYADFKSENIMDKWIMSKLNTLIKNVDEKLNDYDITSAALSIEEFTDELSNWYVRRNRSRYWTETITDDKIGAYVTLYRVLVTLAKVAAPFVPFVTEEIYQNLVVNLDKTVEESIHLTRWPQVDETAINKELEKEMDLAYTIVKLGRSARNGANIKNRQPLSEILVSVASLPEYYGDIITNELNIKEIKFGADLSEHVNFELKPNLPVLGKTYGKLIPGIRKEIAAKNQMELAQKIKGGDVEVINVNGTEIELNSENILVTMQGLEGYAFAGEGEFGVVLDTHITEELREEGHVREIISKIQNMRKDKGFEVADKIKLYVANNDLLLGVIEKFSETIKKETLTTDIVYNETCDYAQTIINGENLDMTVEVVK; translated from the coding sequence ATGTACAAAAAGGTTGATTCTTCAAGAGGTTTTGTAAATATGGAAAAAGATATAGCAAAGCTTTGGAATGAAAGAAACGTTATAAAAAAGAGTTTTGATTCAAATCAAGATGGTGAATATTTTACTTTTTATGATGGCCCTCCAACAGCAAACGGAAAGCCTCATGTTGGTCATATATTAACAAGAGTTATGAAAGATATAATTCCAAGATATAAAGTTATGAAAGGTTATAGAGTAATAAGAAAAGCAGGTTGGGATACTCATGGTCTTCCAGTTGAACTTGAAATAGAAAAGAAACTTGGAATTTCAGGAAAAGAACAAATAGAAGAATATGGTGTTGAAAAGTTCGTTAAAGAATGTAAAGATAGCGTGTTTACATATGTTAGCATGTGGGAAAAGATGACTGAACAAATTGGTTATTGGGTAGATATGGAGCATCCATATGTAACTTACCATAATCCATATATTGAATCAGTATGGTGGGCTTTAAAACAAATGTGGGATAAAGAACTTTTATATGAAGGACATAAGGTAATGCCTTATTGCCCAAGATGTGGAACAGCTCTTTCATCTCATGAAGTTGCACAAGGATATAAAGATGTTAAGGATTTAACTGCTATTGCTAAGTTTAAAGTAGTAGGAGAAGAAAATAAGTTTATATTAGCTTGGACAACAACACCTTGGACATTACCATCAAATTTAGCTCTTTGTATAAATAAAGCTTATACATACATTGAGGCAAAGGTAGAAGAAGAAGTTTATATAATAGCTAAAGATTTAGCGGATAAAGTACTTGGAGAAGAATATGAAATAGTTAAAGAATTTAATGGATCAGAACTTCTTGGAACTAAATATGAACAACTAATGCCTTTTGGTAAAGTTGAAGGAAAAGCATTTGAAATAATTCATGGTGATTATGTAACATTAACAGATGGTACTGGTATAGTTCATATAGCACCAGCTTATGGTGAAGATGATAGCTTAGTTGCTAAAGCAAATGGAATAACTTTCATTAATTTAGTTGATAAAGAAGGTAAATTTGTAGAAGAAGTTACTCCATGGGCAGGTAAGTTTGTTAAGAAGTGTGATGAAAGCATTTGTAAATGGCTTGAAGAAAATAATAAGTTATTTAAAGCTGAAAGACATCTTCACTCATATCCACATTGTTGGAGATGTGATACACCACTTCTTTACTATCCAAAAGAAAGCTGGTTTGTAAGAATGACTTCTCTAAGAGATAAACTTTTAGAGAATAATAATAAAATTAACTGGTATCCTGATAACATTAGAACAGGAAGATTCGGAAAGTTCCTAGAAAATGTTATTGATTGGGGTATTTCAAGAGATAGATACTGGGGAACACCACTTCCAATTTGGGAATGTGAATGTGGACACAAAGAATGTATAGGAAGCATTGCAGAGCTTAAGGAAAAAGGAATTAATGTACCAGAAGATATTGAACTTCATAAACCTTATATAGATAATGTACATTTGAAATGTCCTCATTGTGCTAAGGAAATGACAAGAACTAGAGAAGTTATTGATTGTTGGTTTGATTCAGGATCAATGCCATTTGCTCAATTACACTATCCGTTTGAAAATAAAGAATTATTTGAAGAAAATTACCCAGCTCAATTTATATCAGAAGCTGTTGACCAAACAAGAGGTTGGTTCTATACATTATTAGCGATTTCAACTGCTGTATTTGATAGAAATCCATTTGAAAACTGTATTGTTTTAGGTCATGTTCTGGATAAGAAGGGCTTAAAGATGTCAAAATCAAAGGGGAATGTTGTAGATCCATTTGAAGTATTGGGTTCTCAAGGTGCAGATGCTACAAGATGGCATTTCTATACTGCAAGTGCTCCATGGCTTCCAACTAGATTCTCAACTGATGATGTAGGAGAATCTCAAAGAAAATTCTTAAGTACTTTATGGAATGTATATTCATTCTATGTATTATATGCAGATATAGATTCATTCAATCCACTAAATTATGCTGATTTTAAATCTGAAAATATAATGGATAAATGGATAATGTCTAAGTTAAATACATTAATTAAAAATGTTGATGAAAAATTAAATGATTATGATATAACATCAGCAGCATTAAGTATTGAAGAATTCACTGATGAATTATCTAACTGGTATGTAAGAAGAAACAGATCTAGATATTGGACTGAAACTATTACTGATGATAAAATTGGAGCATATGTAACTTTATATAGAGTTCTTGTTACTTTAGCAAAAGTTGCAGCACCATTCGTACCATTTGTAACAGAAGAAATTTATCAAAACTTAGTAGTTAATTTAGATAAGACAGTAGAAGAAAGTATTCATTTAACTAGATGGCCACAAGTTGATGAAACTGCTATAAATAAAGAACTAGAAAAGGAAATGGATTTAGCTTATACAATAGTTAAACTTGGTAGAAGTGCTAGAAATGGTGCTAATATTAAGAATAGACAGCCACTTTCAGAAATATTAGTTTCTGTAGCATCACTTCCTGAATATTATGGTGATATTATAACTAATGAGTTAAATATTAAGGAAATTAAGTTTGGTGCAGATCTTTCAGAACATGTTAACTTTGAATTAAAACCAAATCTACCTGTACTAGGTAAAACTTATGGTAAGTTAATACCTGGAATAAGAAAAGAAATTGCTGCTAAAAATCAAATGGAATTAGCTCAAAAGATTAAAGGCGGCGATGTTGAAGTTATAAATGTTAATGGAACAGAAATAGAATTAAATTCAGAAAATATTCTTGTAACTATGCAAGGCTTAGAAGGATATGCTTTTGCAGGTGAAGGTGAATTTGGGGTTGTTCTTGATACTCATATTACAGAAGAGTTGAGAGAAGAAGGTCATGTAAGAGAAATTATTTCTAAGATCCAAAACATGAGAAAAGATAAAGGTTTTGAAGTAGCTGATAAGATAAAGCTTTACGTAGCTAATAATGATTTATTATTAGGTGTAATTGAAAAGTTCTCAGAAACAATAAAGAAAGAAACTTTAACTACCGATATTGTTTATAATGAAACTTGTGATTATGCACAAACTATTATAAATGGTGAAAACTTAGATATGACAGTTGAGGTTGTTAAGTAA
- a CDS encoding (2Fe-2S)-binding protein, translating into MDNNLNKDILDKITKTCTCKSITRAKIKEAIINGASTYEDVKKATGAGTGCCKGRRCSEKINTLIKELS; encoded by the coding sequence ATGGATAACAATTTAAATAAAGATATTTTAGATAAAATAACAAAAACTTGTACTTGTAAAAGTATAACTAGAGCAAAAATTAAAGAAGCTATAATAAATGGTGCTTCAACTTATGAAGACGTAAAAAAAGCTACTGGTGCTGGAACAGGATGCTGCAAAGGAAGAAGGTGTTCAGAAAAAATAAATACTTTAATAAAAGAACTAAGCTAA
- a CDS encoding 2-phosphosulfolactate phosphatase family protein, translating to MKIDVVISADYLTNDIVKDRIVVVIDMFRATSVITTAINNGCKKVIPYLTIEETVEEAKKYEKSEVVLGGERRAVKIEGFDLSNSPLEYTEEVVKDKTVLITTTNGTRALTKCLSGKKIIIAAMINAEAVAKKLLELNEDIVIVNAGTNGEFSMDDYICGGYIINTILKEKSNINLTDIAKTANIIYENNPGIIEYVKEARHYSVMRSLNLDKDIEYCVKKNIVDVVPIYDGKKIVKL from the coding sequence ATGAAAATAGATGTTGTAATCTCAGCGGATTACTTAACTAATGATATTGTAAAAGATAGGATTGTTGTTGTTATAGACATGTTTAGAGCAACTTCCGTTATAACAACAGCAATTAATAATGGATGCAAAAAAGTGATACCATATTTAACTATAGAAGAAACTGTTGAAGAAGCAAAAAAGTATGAAAAAAGTGAAGTTGTATTAGGGGGAGAAAGAAGAGCTGTTAAGATTGAAGGGTTTGATTTAAGCAATTCACCTTTAGAATATACAGAAGAGGTAGTTAAAGATAAGACAGTTTTAATTACAACTACAAACGGAACTAGAGCATTAACTAAATGTCTATCAGGAAAGAAGATTATTATAGCAGCAATGATAAATGCAGAGGCTGTAGCTAAAAAATTATTAGAGCTTAATGAGGATATTGTTATAGTTAATGCAGGAACTAATGGGGAGTTTTCTATGGATGATTACATTTGTGGAGGATATATAATTAATACTATATTAAAAGAAAAAAGTAATATAAACCTTACAGATATAGCCAAGACTGCAAATATTATATATGAAAATAATCCAGGAATTATAGAATATGTTAAGGAAGCTAGACATTATTCAGTTATGAGGTCTTTAAATTTAGATAAAGATATAGAATATTGCGTAAAGAAAAACATAGTAGATGTAGTGCCAATTTATGATGGAAAGAAGATAGTAAAATTATAG
- a CDS encoding class I SAM-dependent rRNA methyltransferase: MASKFYLHKGRSGKAEQGRPWIYTDEINEYDGEYENGDIVEVYNHKGYFIGKGYINDRSKITIRIMTRDINENIDDEFFKKRFKTAFEYRRNIIDYSSCRVIFGEADFLPGLTVDKFEDYYVIQISTLGMDQYRDLIVKVLVNEYNAKGVYERSDIATREIEGLEQTKGFLTPAFDTNVQIIENGVKYIVDLANGQKTGFFLDQKENRAAIHRICKGKDVLDCFTHTGSFALNAGIAGAKSVLGIDVSQHAVDCANRNAQLNNLQDTVKFECHNAFDVLPAWSREEKKFDVVILDPPAFTKSRNTINSAKRGYKEINLRGLKLVEHGGYFITCSCSHYMSEELLKKTILEACQDAHKLIRQVEFRTQSCDHPILWNSDESYYLKFFIFQVFDKTKL; this comes from the coding sequence ATGGCAAGTAAATTTTATTTACATAAAGGACGTAGTGGTAAAGCTGAACAGGGTCGTCCTTGGATTTATACTGATGAAATAAATGAATATGATGGTGAATATGAAAATGGTGATATAGTAGAAGTTTACAATCATAAAGGTTATTTCATAGGCAAAGGTTACATAAACGATAGAAGTAAAATAACTATTAGAATAATGACAAGAGACATAAATGAAAACATAGATGACGAATTCTTTAAAAAGAGATTTAAAACAGCTTTTGAATATAGAAGAAATATAATTGATTATTCTTCTTGTAGAGTTATCTTTGGTGAAGCTGATTTTCTACCTGGACTAACTGTTGACAAATTTGAAGATTATTATGTAATTCAAATCTCTACACTTGGCATGGATCAATATAGAGATTTAATAGTTAAGGTTTTAGTTAATGAGTATAATGCTAAAGGTGTGTATGAAAGAAGTGATATAGCAACTAGAGAAATTGAAGGGCTAGAACAAACTAAAGGATTTTTAACTCCAGCCTTTGATACTAATGTTCAAATTATTGAAAATGGAGTTAAATATATAGTGGATTTAGCAAATGGTCAAAAGACTGGTTTCTTCTTAGATCAAAAGGAAAATAGAGCTGCTATTCATAGAATATGTAAAGGTAAAGATGTACTAGATTGCTTTACTCACACTGGTTCTTTTGCTTTAAATGCAGGTATTGCTGGAGCAAAATCAGTTCTTGGAATAGATGTATCACAACACGCTGTAGATTGTGCTAATAGAAATGCTCAATTAAATAATCTTCAAGATACAGTTAAATTTGAATGTCATAATGCATTTGATGTTCTTCCTGCATGGTCAAGAGAAGAAAAGAAATTTGATGTTGTAATTCTTGATCCTCCTGCATTTACAAAGTCTAGAAATACTATTAACTCTGCAAAAAGAGGATATAAAGAAATTAATTTAAGAGGATTAAAACTAGTTGAGCATGGTGGATATTTTATAACTTGTTCTTGTTCACATTATATGAGTGAAGAACTTTTAAAAAAGACTATTTTAGAAGCTTGCCAAGATGCTCATAAACTTATAAGACAAGTAGAATTTAGAACTCAGTCTTGTGACCATCCAATACTTTGGAATTCAGATGAAAGTTATTATCTAAAATTCTTTATATTTCAAGTATTTGATAAAACAAAACTATAA
- a CDS encoding LacI family DNA-binding transcriptional regulator: MAASIKDVAKEAGVSIATVSRVLNDIDVVNEDTKKKVLDAIKLLGYRPNIIARSLKTQKTKTIGILLPDVSNQLYPEIVRGAEDVSNIYDYNVILCNSDLDIEKEKEYLRVLKEKMVDGVLYMSSSLEEEILELINELNLKTVLVETKDKESRLPSVTIDNIKGSYDSTKCLLEKGLKNIAFIGTEKNHMNAWSDRYIGYEEALKEEGIELDQDLVYLDTVKVKTGYEAIDHFVEKNKKFDGIVCASDEIAMGAINRLREKGYEVPKDVSVVGFNDNYAASIFYPKITTISQPTYDMGSVAMRMLIKILNGNELETAHYVLEHELVERDSTI; the protein is encoded by the coding sequence ATGGCAGCTTCTATTAAGGACGTTGCAAAAGAAGCAGGAGTTTCAATAGCAACAGTTTCTAGAGTGTTAAATGATATAGATGTAGTTAATGAAGACACTAAAAAGAAAGTATTAGACGCGATAAAATTATTAGGATATAGACCTAATATAATAGCTAGAAGTTTAAAAACACAAAAAACAAAAACTATAGGGATATTATTACCTGATGTATCAAATCAACTTTACCCAGAAATCGTAAGAGGGGCAGAAGATGTTTCTAATATATATGATTATAATGTAATCTTATGTAATTCAGATTTAGATATAGAAAAAGAAAAAGAATATTTAAGAGTTCTTAAAGAAAAAATGGTAGATGGAGTACTTTATATGAGTAGTTCACTTGAAGAGGAAATTTTAGAATTAATTAATGAATTAAATCTAAAAACTGTTCTTGTTGAAACTAAAGATAAAGAAAGTAGACTACCTAGTGTTACAATAGATAATATTAAAGGAAGTTATGATAGTACAAAATGTTTATTAGAAAAAGGTCTTAAAAATATTGCATTTATAGGAACTGAAAAGAATCATATGAATGCTTGGAGTGACAGATACATAGGATACGAAGAAGCTTTAAAAGAAGAAGGTATTGAATTAGATCAAGATTTAGTATATTTAGATACAGTAAAGGTAAAAACAGGATATGAAGCTATTGATCATTTTGTAGAAAAAAATAAGAAGTTTGATGGAATTGTATGTGCATCAGATGAAATAGCTATGGGTGCAATAAATAGATTAAGAGAAAAAGGATATGAAGTTCCTAAAGATGTTAGTGTTGTAGGATTTAATGATAATTATGCAGCTTCTATTTTCTATCCAAAGATAACAACTATTTCTCAACCAACATATGATATGGGATCAGTTGCTATGAGAATGTTAATAAAAATATTAAATGGTAATGAATTAGAAACAGCACATTATGTTTTAGAACATGAGCTAGTTGAAAGAGATAGTACAATTTAA
- a CDS encoding YibE/F family protein, translating to MKKIDKNRYICIAVLAIMVFGLFSFVLIQSNNHKLAEEEHYFFSKARVDKITYDDTDRLNNDKTVLQTKQEFEITILDGKHKGEKYKIRNTIEAIDMHRIIVNENDEIVINYTISDEGKINSIHLYEIVRENYLYLLIGIFIVSVVLICGKMGVKSVLTLAFTSFMIIKVLLPILVSGFNPLIATILVCVVTVASSLFFINGINRKTIISVLGTIGGIVIATVVAVFIGNMCKITGLAETESQMIAYTNSSLGLNFKHIMFSAIIIGSLGAIMDVSVSITSAMDEILQVKNNINKRNFIKSGMNVGKDIIGAMSNTLILAYAGGAFSLIFLLYAQQMPYINIINMEIITTEIITAFSGSLGIVWTVPITVFAMANLVFRNNTKSTNKRIK from the coding sequence ATGAAAAAAATAGATAAAAATAGATACATATGTATAGCAGTTTTAGCTATTATGGTATTTGGATTATTTTCATTCGTATTAATACAGTCTAATAATCATAAATTAGCTGAAGAAGAACATTATTTTTTTTCAAAAGCTAGAGTAGATAAAATAACTTATGATGATACAGATAGATTAAATAATGATAAAACAGTGTTACAAACTAAACAAGAATTTGAAATTACTATACTTGATGGTAAACATAAAGGGGAAAAATATAAAATTAGGAATACTATAGAAGCAATAGATATGCATAGAATAATAGTTAATGAAAATGATGAAATAGTGATAAATTATACAATTTCGGATGAAGGGAAAATAAATTCTATACATTTATACGAAATAGTTAGAGAAAATTATTTATATCTTTTAATTGGAATATTTATAGTTTCAGTTGTATTAATATGTGGAAAAATGGGAGTTAAATCAGTATTAACCTTAGCTTTTACAAGTTTTATGATAATAAAAGTACTACTTCCTATATTAGTTAGTGGATTTAATCCATTAATAGCAACTATTTTAGTTTGTGTTGTAACAGTAGCATCTTCATTATTTTTTATTAATGGAATTAATAGAAAAACTATAATATCAGTATTAGGAACCATAGGTGGAATAGTAATTGCTACTGTAGTTGCAGTTTTTATAGGGAATATGTGTAAAATTACTGGGCTTGCAGAAACAGAATCTCAAATGATTGCATATACTAATTCAAGTTTAGGTCTTAATTTTAAACATATAATGTTTTCAGCAATTATAATAGGATCTCTTGGAGCTATTATGGATGTTAGTGTTTCAATTACTTCTGCAATGGATGAGATATTACAGGTAAAAAATAATATAAATAAAAGGAATTTTATAAAAAGTGGCATGAATGTTGGAAAAGACATAATAGGTGCTATGTCTAATACTTTGATATTAGCTTATGCAGGTGGTGCATTTAGTTTGATATTTTTACTTTATGCTCAACAAATGCCATATATAAATATAATTAATATGGAAATAATAACAACAGAAATAATAACTGCATTTTCAGGTAGCTTAGGTATTGTATGGACTGTACCTATAACGGTATTTGCAATGGCAAATTTGGTATTTAGGAATAATACAAAAAGTACAAATAAGCGTATAAAATAG